A single window of Hyla sarda isolate aHylSar1 chromosome 2, aHylSar1.hap1, whole genome shotgun sequence DNA harbors:
- the SBDS gene encoding ribosome maturation protein SBDS, which yields MSIFTPTNQIRLTNVAVVRMKKGGKRFEIACYKNKVVSWRSGAEKDIDEVLQTHSVFMNVSKGQVAKKEDLVKAFGTEDQTEICKQILSKGELQVSERERSTQLEQMFRDIATIVAEKCVNPETKRPYTVNLIERAMKDIHYSVKATKSTKQQALEVIKQLKETMKIERAHMRLRFMLPAKDGKRLKEKLKPLIKLVESEDFDQELEIVCLIDPGCFREIDELIRCETKGKGTLEVLSLKDVEEGDEKLE from the exons ATGTCTATATTCACACCAACCAACCAAATCCGCCTGACCAATGTGGCCGTCGTGCGGATGAAGAAGGGAGGGAAACGCTTTGAAATCGCTTGTTACAAGAACAAGGTTGTGAGCTGGAGGAGCGGAGC AGAAAAAGATATTGATGAAGTGTTACAGACCCACTCTGTATTCATGAACGTATCTAAAGGTCAGGTTGCTAAAAAAGAGGATCTTGTCAAAGCATTTGGGACTGAAGATCAAACGGAAATCTGCAAGCAG ATTTTGTCAAAGGGAGAGCTGCAGGTCTCTGAACGAGAGCGGAGTACCCAGCTAGAACAAATGTTCCGGGACATTGCAACTATTGTCGCAGAAAAGTGTGTGAATCCAGAAACCAAGCGGCCATACACGGTAAACCTCATTGAGAGAGCTATGAAAGACATCCACTACTCAGTGAAGGCAACTAAGAGCACTAAacaacag gcaTTGGAAGTCATAAAACAACTTAAGGAAACTATGAAGATAGAGCGTGCTCACATGAGGCTGCGCTTTATGCTTCCTGCCAAAGATGGGAAGAGATTGAAAGAAAAGTTGAAACCACTGATAAAGCTAGTAGAAAGTGAAGACTTTGACCAAGAGCTGGAGATT GTATGTTTGATTGATCCTGGCTGCTTCCGAGAGATTGATGAGCTGATACGTTGTGAAACAAAAGGGAAAGGCACCCTAGAAGTTCTCAGTCTAAAGGATGTCGAAGAAGGAGATGAGAAGCTTGAATAA